One segment of Cynocephalus volans isolate mCynVol1 chromosome 8, mCynVol1.pri, whole genome shotgun sequence DNA contains the following:
- the LOC134383305 gene encoding uncharacterized protein LOC134383305, with protein MDRQHWHHMVASSSKVAVVSGSENTQRPPTRKPSAPPQPPVLPTPDDSLLLSEPPPYPAALPPPLAPQAIGPVPGQAPDSSDPEGPAARTRSRRARSPADDSGPDSTVILPLRAIGPPAEPNGLVPLQYWPFSSADLYNWKSNHPSFSEKPAGLTGLLESLMFSHQPTWDDCQQLLQILFTTEERERILLEARKNVLGDNGAPTQLENLINEAFPLNRPQWDYNTAEGRERLLVYRRTLVAGLKGAARRPTNLAKVREVLQGPVEPPSVFLERLMEAYRRYTPFDPSSEGQQAAVAMAFIGQAAPDIKKKLQRLEGLQDYSLQDLVREAEKVYHKRETEEEKQEREKRETEERERRRDRRQEKNLTRILAAVVGERGSRDRQTGNLSNRAKKTPRDGRPPLDKDQCAYCKEKGHWARECPRKKNISRYYEGHFTLKNTLN; from the exons ATGGACCGGCAGCATTGGCATCACATGgtagctt cctccagcaaagtcgctgttgtttcgggatcagaaaatactcaaaggccacctacaaggaagccttccgcccctccccaaccccccgtcctcccgacaccagacgactcgctccttctctctgagcccccgccctacccggcggccctgccgcctcctctggcccctcaggcgatcggaccggtgccgggccaggcgcccgatagttccgatcctgagggaccagccgctaggaccaggagtcgccgtgcccgcagtccggcagacgactcaggtcctgactccactgtgattttacccctccgagccataggacccccagccgagcccaacggcctagttcctctacaatattggcctttttcctcagcagatctttacaattggaagtctaaccacccgtctttttctgaaaaaccagcaggactcacgggacttcttgagtcccttatgttctctcaccagcccacttgggacgattgccaacagctactccagatcctcttcaccactgaagagcgagaaaggattcttctggaggcccgcaagaacgttctcggggacaacggggcccctacacaactcgagaacctcattaatgaggccttccccctcaatcgacctcaatgggattacaacacggccgaaggtagggagcgtcttctggtctaccgccggactctagtggcaggtctcaaaggggcagcccggcgccccaccaatttggctaaggtaagagaggtcttgcagggaccggtagaacccccctcggttttcttggaacgcctgatggaggcatataggagatacactccgtttgacccctcttctgagggacagcaggcggcagttgcaatggccttcatcggacaggcagccccagatatcaagaaaaagttgcagaggctagaggggctccaagattattccttacaagatttagtgagagaggcagaaaaggtgtaccacaagagagagacagaagaggaaaaacaagaaagagaaaaaagagagacagaagagagagagagacggcgcgataggcgccaagaaaaaaacttgactaggattttggccgcagtggtaggtgaaagagggtctagagataggcagacagggaacctgagcaaccgggcaaagaaaacacctagggatggaagaccccctctagacaaagaccaatgcgcgtactgtaaagagaagggtcactgggcaagagaatgtccccggaaaaagaacat